Proteins from a single region of Xiphophorus maculatus strain JP 163 A chromosome 22, X_maculatus-5.0-male, whole genome shotgun sequence:
- the LOC106699839 gene encoding NLR family CARD domain-containing protein 3-like isoform X4, whose amino-acid sequence MSQKISEIPSGPSGPPYQTQLDSIFMLLKENIVTFVTNELKKIQKVLSPEDPEWSECERDDEEFEGENEEQRKSSREAVMKITMNFLRRMKQEELVERLQRKHLTAIGQHKLKSSLKKKFHCVFEGIAKAGSPTLLNQIYTELYITEGGTGGVNDEHEVRQIETASRKPHRPETTIRQEDIFKVQPGRDQPIRTVMTKGVAGIGKTVLTQKFTLDWAEDKAHQNIQFIFPFTFRELNVLKEKKFSLVELIHHFFTETKGICSFEHFQVLFIFDGLDESRLPLDFHNKEILTDATESSSVDVLLTNLIRGKLLPSALLWITTRPAAASQIPPQCVGMVTEVRGFTDSQKEEYFRKRFRDEQQASRIISHMKTSRSLHIMCHIPVFCWITATVLKDVLEIREGGKLPSTLTEMYIHFLVVQTKVKKVKYDEGSEKDPHWSPESRKMIESLGKLAFDQLQKGNLIFYESDLTDCGIDIRAASVYSGVFTQIFREERGLYQDKVFCFIHLSVQEFLAALHVHLTFINSGVNLMEEKQSAIPTLFHKSKIISLHQNAVDRALQSSNGHLDLLLRFLLGLSLQTNQRLLKGLFTQTGSCSQSNQRLLQGLLVQTGSSSQTNQKIVQYIKEKINENVSAEKSINLFHCLNELNDCSLVEEIQQSLSSGSLSTDKLSPAQWSALGFILLSSGEDLDVFDLTKYSASEEALLRLLPVVKASNKALLSNCNLSERSCEALSSVLRSQSSSLKELDLKNNSLKDSGVKLLSDGLRSPYCKLEKLTLSGCLITEDGCASLVSALKSNPHHLQELDLSYNHPGDSGVNMLSAGLRDPHWRLEMLRVEPAGNRYLKPGPWRYSCQLTFDRDTINQNFQLSNNDRKVTDMQKAHSDTDYLDRRNIPQLLCRNVISDRCYWEVEWRGKIEISVTYRGIRRRGLTNDSVCAKSDDSWSLSCSDDGYTVSHYKNRKLLSSSSFSTVSNRVAVYVDCPAGSLSFYRVSSDSLIHLHTFNTTFTDTLYPGFTVLPGSSVFLC is encoded by the exons ATGAGCCAGAAGATATCAGAGATTCCCAGTGGTCCATCTGGCCCCCCGTAtcaaacacagctggactccatATTTATG TTACTGAAGGAAAACATTGTCACTTTTGTGACGAATGAGTTGAAGAAGATCCAGAAGGTTTTGAGTCCAGAAGACCCAGAATGGTCAGAGTGTGAGAGAGATGATGAGGAGTTCGAAGGTGAGAatgaagagcagaggaagaGTAGCAGAGAGGCAGTGATGAAGATCACAATGAACTTCCTGAGAAGGATGAAACAGGAGGAGCTGGTTGAGCGACTCCAGCGCA AACATCTTACTGCAATTGGTCAACATAAACTAAAATCCAGTCTGAAGAAAAAGTTCCACTGTGTCTTTGAGGGAATCgctaaagcaggaagtccaacccttctgaaccagatctacacagagctctacatcacagagggagggactggaggagtcaatgatgaacatgaggtcagacagattgaaacagcatccaggaaaccacatagaccagaaacaacaatccgacaagaagacatctttaaagtccaaCCTGGAAGAgaccaaccaatcagaacagtgatgacaaagggagtggctggcattgggaaaacagtcttaacacagaagttcactctggactgggctgaagacaaagcccaccagaacatccagttcatatttccattcactttcagagaactgaatgtgctgaaagagaaaaagttcagcttggtgGAACTGATTCATCACTTCTTTACCGAAACCAAAGGAATCTGCAGCTTTGAGcacttccaggttctgttcatctttgatggcctggatgagagtcgacttcctctggacttccacaacaaggagatcctgactgatgctacagagtccagctcagtggatgttctgctgacaaacctcatcaggggcaaactgcttccctctgctctcctctggataaccacacgacctgcagcagccagccagatccctcctcagtgtgttggcatggtaacagaggtcagagggttcactgactcacagaaggaggagtacttcaggaagagattcagagatgagcagcaggccagcaggatcatctcccacatgaagacatcacgaagcctccacatcatgtgccacatcccagtcttctgctggatcactgctacagttctgAAGGATGTGCTGGAGATCAGAGAGGGAGGAAAGCTGCCTAGCaccctgactgagatgtacatccacttcctggtggttcagaccaaagtgaagaaggTCAAGTATGATGAAGGATCAGAAAAAGATCcacactggagtccagagagcaggaagatgattgagtctctgggaaaattggcttttgatcagctgcagaaaggaaacctgatcttctatgaatcagacctgacagattgtggcatcgatatcagagcagcctcagtgtactcaggagtgttcacacagatctttagagaggagagagggctgtaccaggacaaggtgttctgcttcatccatctgagtgttcaggagtttctggctgctcttcatgtcCATCTGACCTTCATCAACTCTGGTGTTaacctgatggaagaaaaacaatcagctATCCCTACATtgtttcacaaatcaaaaataatatcTCTACACCAGAATGCTGTTGACCGGGCCTTACAGAGTTCAAATGGACACCTGGACCTGCTGCTCCGTTTTCTGCTGggactttcactgcagaccAATCAGAGACTCCTTAAAGGTCTGTTTacacagacaggaagttgtTCTCAGAGCAATCAGAGACTTTTACAAGGTCTGCTTGtacagacaggaagtagctcTCAGACCAATCAGAAAATAGTTCAATATATCAAGGAGAAGATCAATGagaatgtgtctgcagagaaaagcatcaatctgttccactgtctgaatgaactgaatgattgttctctagtggaggagatccaacagtctctgagttcaggaagtCTCTCAACAGACAAACTGTCTCCTGCTCAGTGGTCAGCTCtgggtttcattttgttgtcaTCAGGAGaagatctggatgtgtttgatCTGACGAAATACTCTGCTTCAGAGGAGGCTCTTCTGAGGCTGCTGCCAGTGGTTAAAGCCTCCAACAAAGCTCT ACTGAGTAACTGCAACCtttcagagagaagctgtgaagctctgtcctcagttctcaggtCCCAGTCTTCAAGTCTCAAAGAACTGGACCTGAAAAACAATAGTTTgaaggattcaggagtgaagcttctaTCTGATGGACTAAGGAGTCCATACTGCAAACTAGAGAAACTAAC CTTGTCAGGCTGCCTGATCACAGAAGATGGCTGTGCTTCTCTGGTATCAGCACTCAAATCAAACCCCCATCATCTTCAAGAGTTGGATTTGAGCTACAATCACCCAGGTGACTCAGGAGTGAATATGCTTTCGGCTGGACTGAGAGATCCACATTGGAGACTTGAAATGCTAAG GGTGGAGCCTGCTGGTAACCGATATTTAAAACCAGGTCCATGGAGGT attcaTGTCAGCTGACATTTGACCGAGACACAATAAACCAAAACTTCCAACTTTCAAACAACGACAGGAAGGTGACAGATATGCAGAAGGCTCACTCAGATACTGATTATCTAGACAGAAGAAATATTCctcagctgctgtgtagaaATGTTATCAGTGATCGCTGTTATTGGGAGGTTgagtggagaggaaaaataGAGATATCAGTAACTTATAGAGGAATCCGTAGGAGAGGACTTACTAATGACTCTGTGTGTGCAAAGAGTGATGATTCCTGGAGTTTGAGCTGCTCTGACGACGGTTACACTGTCAGTCATTATAAGAACAGGAAGCTCCTTTCATCATCCTCTTTTTCCACTGTTTCTAACAGAGTAGCCgtgtatgtggactgtcctgctggcaGTCTGTCCTTTTacagagtttcctctgactcTCTAATCCAcctccacaccttcaacaccacattcACTGATACCTTGTATCCTGGATTTACAGTCCTACCGGGCTCCTCAGTGTTCCTGTGTTGA